From the Shewanella amazonensis SB2B genome, one window contains:
- a CDS encoding universal stress protein, with translation MVNKTILWPTDFTETASHALRYAVEMANLYKVGLKILHVVPRPMGDENFMILAITPEELAKSMEDAAAEKMTSLLAKLHTDLPVETQIRMGEAADEIIAEANSGEVGMVVIASHGYSGIKHFLHTNVAEAVANGAQCPVLVVK, from the coding sequence ATGGTTAACAAAACAATACTGTGGCCCACTGACTTTACTGAAACGGCCTCCCATGCGCTCAGGTATGCGGTGGAAATGGCCAACCTGTACAAGGTAGGGCTGAAAATTCTGCATGTGGTCCCAAGACCCATGGGGGATGAAAATTTCATGATATTGGCGATTACTCCGGAAGAACTCGCCAAGAGCATGGAGGACGCGGCCGCCGAGAAGATGACATCCTTGCTCGCCAAGCTCCACACGGATTTGCCGGTTGAAACCCAAATCCGTATGGGGGAGGCAGCGGATGAAATCATCGCCGAAGCCAACAGCGGTGAGGTTGGCATGGTGGTTATTGCCAGCCATGGGTACTCGGGTATTAAGCATTTTTTGCACACCAATGTGGCTGAGGCTGTCGCCAATGGCGCCCAGTGTCCGGTACTGGTGGTGAAATAG
- a CDS encoding MFS transporter — MSQPTNLSGNDLSEVKQLGMWASIMSLGYIFWLVGGMELVERIAYYGVKASAGLYAKAPESQGGLGISLSDYGIIISTWAILQTFIPVFTGGISDRVGYKETIFASTIIKIAGYLCMAFFPSFWGFLAGAMLLAAGTGIFKPGIQGTLVLATRRDNSSMAWGIFYQVVNIGGFLGPLVAVHMRQLSWDNVFYACAAIISLNFLFLLTYKEPGKEARLERQRKIKAGDLKQDFLWKDAWNELKKPVVIYYMLVFAGFWFLFNSLFDVLPIHIAEWVDTSVIVSTLFGEEGTRNGILQFWLGLNNEGTKVMPEGMLNLNAGLIMTSCFLVAALTAKYRITTAMLWGCLLSIGAFVMIGATHAAWYIVLAIAMFSLGEMMISPKKNEFMGNIAPEGKKAMYLGFVMLPQGIGWGLEGYFGPKLYEMYASKEKFARQMLGEEGMSSADVAAIPQGEAFTRLVEFTGRGSRELTEVLYNAHNIGMAWYIIAAIGTLSAVGIFIYGKWLFKMQQQNPA; from the coding sequence ATGAGTCAACCAACGAATCTTTCGGGCAACGACCTCAGCGAAGTCAAACAGCTCGGTATGTGGGCCTCCATCATGAGCCTGGGCTACATTTTCTGGCTGGTGGGCGGCATGGAGCTGGTGGAGCGCATTGCCTATTACGGCGTGAAGGCCAGTGCCGGCCTCTATGCCAAGGCGCCCGAATCCCAGGGTGGCCTGGGTATTTCCCTTTCTGACTACGGCATCATTATCTCGACCTGGGCGATACTGCAAACCTTTATCCCGGTGTTTACCGGCGGTATCTCCGACCGGGTGGGCTACAAAGAAACCATCTTCGCCTCCACCATCATTAAAATTGCCGGCTACCTGTGTATGGCCTTTTTCCCCAGCTTCTGGGGCTTTTTGGCAGGCGCCATGCTGCTGGCTGCCGGTACGGGTATCTTCAAGCCCGGTATTCAGGGCACCCTGGTACTGGCAACCCGCCGCGACAACAGTTCCATGGCCTGGGGGATTTTCTATCAGGTGGTGAATATCGGCGGCTTCCTCGGCCCCCTGGTTGCCGTGCATATGCGCCAACTCTCCTGGGACAATGTGTTTTACGCCTGCGCCGCGATTATCTCGCTTAACTTTCTGTTTTTGCTTACCTATAAAGAGCCCGGCAAAGAAGCACGTCTGGAGCGCCAGCGCAAAATCAAGGCGGGCGATCTGAAGCAGGACTTCCTGTGGAAAGACGCCTGGAATGAGCTGAAAAAGCCGGTGGTGATTTACTACATGCTGGTATTTGCCGGTTTCTGGTTTTTGTTCAACTCCCTCTTCGATGTGCTGCCCATTCACATTGCCGAATGGGTGGATACCAGCGTGATTGTTTCGACCCTGTTTGGCGAAGAAGGTACCCGCAACGGCATTTTGCAGTTCTGGCTGGGACTGAATAACGAAGGCACCAAGGTGATGCCGGAAGGCATGCTGAACCTGAACGCGGGCCTGATTATGACCAGCTGCTTTTTGGTGGCGGCCCTGACTGCCAAGTACCGCATCACCACTGCCATGCTGTGGGGCTGCCTCCTGTCTATCGGTGCCTTTGTGATGATTGGTGCCACCCACGCCGCCTGGTATATAGTGCTGGCGATTGCCATGTTCTCTTTGGGTGAAATGATGATAAGCCCCAAAAAGAACGAGTTTATGGGCAATATCGCCCCCGAAGGCAAAAAGGCCATGTACCTGGGCTTTGTAATGCTGCCACAGGGCATAGGCTGGGGTCTTGAGGGATATTTTGGTCCCAAGTTGTATGAGATGTATGCCTCAAAAGAGAAATTCGCCCGTCAGATGCTGGGAGAAGAAGGCATGAGCAGCGCCGATGTGGCCGCTATTCCCCAGGGTGAAGCCTTTACCCGACTGGTGGAATTTACCGGCCGCGGCAGCCGTGAGCTGACCGAAGTTCTCTATAACGCCCACAATATCGGTATGGCCTGGTACATCATTGCCGCCATTGGCACCCTCTCCGCGGTGGGTATTTTTATCTACGGCAAGTGGCTGTTTAAGATGCAGCAACAAAATCCGGCGTAA
- a CDS encoding SpoIIAA family protein yields MTVLRHGLTIGVERHGKDDFFVVLKVTGTLTHEDYERMVPVLEGAIAGVSDPDIYMLVDATELDGWEARAMWDDLKLGIRHGRHFEKIAVFGRPGWQEWMTKLADWFTPADARFFVDRQDALEWLGD; encoded by the coding sequence ATGACAGTACTCAGACATGGTTTAACCATAGGGGTTGAGCGTCACGGAAAGGATGATTTCTTTGTGGTGCTCAAGGTCACTGGCACACTCACCCATGAGGATTATGAGCGCATGGTGCCTGTGCTGGAAGGCGCCATCGCGGGTGTCAGCGACCCCGATATTTATATGCTGGTGGACGCCACCGAGCTGGATGGTTGGGAGGCGAGGGCGATGTGGGATGATCTGAAACTGGGCATCAGGCATGGCCGTCACTTCGAAAAAATCGCCGTGTTCGGCAGACCGGGCTGGCAGGAGTGGATGACCAAGTTGGCAGATTGGTTTACCCCGGCCGATGCCCGATTTTTTGTCGACCGGCAAGATGCCCTTGAGTGGTTGGGCGACTGA
- a CDS encoding CsgG/HfaB family protein — MRALIAVALLSLGGCSLIPKPDLNITEAQVNPLSQTMETLKAKPGPKYPIPVAVYSFRDQTGQYKPQANVSSFSTAVTQGATSMLVQTLLDSGWFTPVEREGLQNLLTERKFINKQKKSAELPVMANARLLLEGGIISYETNTNTGGIGVEYYGIGASELYREDQVTIYLRAVDVHTGKVLMSVNTTKRVMSQEMRAGLFRFTSLNRLAEAEVGFTTNEPVQFCVQQAIEVAVAEMIEKGVAQGYWSASQSAPGSQQLAED, encoded by the coding sequence ATGAGAGCGTTGATTGCGGTGGCGCTGCTTTCTCTGGGTGGCTGCAGCCTTATCCCGAAACCTGACCTCAATATTACCGAGGCGCAGGTCAATCCCCTGAGTCAGACCATGGAAACCCTGAAGGCAAAACCGGGCCCCAAATACCCCATCCCTGTGGCGGTGTATTCGTTCCGTGATCAGACTGGGCAATATAAGCCCCAGGCGAATGTGAGTTCCTTCTCCACCGCCGTGACCCAGGGCGCGACCTCTATGTTGGTGCAAACCCTGCTGGACTCGGGCTGGTTTACCCCGGTGGAGCGTGAGGGGCTGCAAAACCTGTTGACCGAGCGCAAGTTCATCAATAAGCAAAAGAAATCTGCCGAGCTGCCGGTGATGGCTAATGCCAGATTGTTGCTTGAAGGTGGCATTATCAGTTACGAGACCAACACCAATACCGGCGGTATTGGTGTTGAATACTACGGCATTGGCGCCTCTGAGCTGTACCGTGAAGATCAGGTGACCATTTATCTGCGGGCCGTGGATGTGCACACGGGGAAGGTGCTGATGTCGGTGAATACCACCAAGCGGGTGATGTCGCAGGAGATGCGCGCCGGGTTGTTCCGCTTTACCAGTTTGAACCGTCTCGCCGAGGCTGAAGTCGGTTTTACCACCAATGAGCCGGTGCAGTTTTGTGTGCAGCAAGCCATTGAAGTGGCCGTTGCCGAGATGATTGAGAAGGGCGTGGCACAGGGTTACTGGTCCGCGTCTCAGTCAGCCCCGGGCAGCCAGCAGTTGGCTGAAGACTGA
- a CDS encoding DoxX family protein yields the protein MPALPSFVRLLPILLLALPMAGFGIAKLLGVAELHRAFQAMALPAWFGYFIGAAELAAGIGLLLPRWSALAATGLIPIMLGAAGFHLVFDVPSPIPALIFLALCLYIITLRRKDAIWYPF from the coding sequence ATGCCTGCTCTTCCATCCTTTGTACGCTTGCTTCCCATACTCTTGCTGGCGCTGCCCATGGCAGGTTTTGGCATTGCCAAACTGCTTGGTGTTGCCGAGCTGCACCGCGCCTTTCAGGCCATGGCGCTGCCAGCCTGGTTCGGCTACTTTATTGGCGCCGCCGAACTGGCGGCCGGAATTGGGCTCTTGCTGCCGCGCTGGAGCGCTCTGGCCGCCACCGGCTTAATCCCCATCATGCTTGGTGCGGCCGGCTTTCATCTGGTCTTCGATGTGCCCTCGCCCATTCCGGCACTGATCTTTTTGGCGCTGTGTCTCTATATCATCACCCTGCGCCGCAAAGACGCCATCTGGTATCCCTTCTGA
- a CDS encoding TetR/AcrR family transcriptional regulator, producing MAILQKGTDKRGQILSAALHLFNGQGFHGTSTASIAKAAGVATGTLFHHFPSKEALLETLFLTVKQEFADSLAAMAILEGSLEDRARQLWFGAIDWALENPDKQQFFQQFSMSVEIPLSLREQAMQGILGFIGVMIAEGQQSGVLSRLPLPLMLENCHGQYLAATRFFLDHPELGNDAEHKEASFRLFWHAMAL from the coding sequence ATGGCGATTTTACAAAAGGGCACAGACAAGCGTGGCCAGATTTTGTCGGCGGCGCTGCATCTTTTCAATGGTCAGGGATTTCACGGCACCTCCACCGCCAGTATTGCCAAGGCGGCAGGGGTAGCCACAGGTACCCTGTTTCATCACTTTCCCAGCAAAGAAGCCCTGCTGGAGACCCTGTTTTTAACGGTAAAGCAGGAGTTTGCCGACAGCCTTGCGGCCATGGCAATTTTGGAAGGCTCTCTCGAAGACAGGGCCAGGCAACTTTGGTTTGGCGCCATCGACTGGGCGCTTGAAAACCCTGATAAACAGCAGTTTTTTCAGCAATTTTCCATGTCGGTGGAAATCCCTTTATCGCTTCGTGAGCAAGCCATGCAGGGTATCCTCGGCTTTATCGGCGTGATGATAGCCGAGGGGCAGCAGTCAGGAGTGCTTTCGCGGTTACCGCTGCCACTGATGCTGGAAAATTGCCATGGCCAGTATCTGGCCGCGACCCGCTTTTTTTTGGATCATCCCGAACTGGGTAATGACGCGGAACACAAAGAAGCGAGTTTTCGCCTCTTCTGGCACGCTATGGCGCTGTAG
- a CDS encoding sensor histidine kinase, translated as MGTGFIPSLRNRLLLVVLVSWLIGGTLAYWLGGEWQSALPLLALVMGALMSLLLTTWLTRPVDDAIKAMELGLLNLIDNDFSVSLPQSKDPEFRRLAELFNRASGELRRERQHIYQRELLLDKVIQNSPNLMLLLDGSGHIIYANDSARHALVDGKPLTGMTISALAGQLDEAMARMLLEGSDGLFALERDGETDTWHLSRGRFHLNGLEHQLILLKQMTRELNRQEVAVWKKVIRVISHELNNSLAPMRSMVNSGRVLAGRLEEPRLNLIFDTIDKRTEHLGQFIEGYARFARLPRPIKAAVDIGALCRELQLQLAFNIEGGLPAEPVWADEIQLQQVLINLLKNAHESGSAPGDVSLSVRRQQSGESGVLIEVNDRGPGMSPEVLSQALLPFYSTKQQGTGLGLALCREIIEAHDGRISLQNRSGGGLQVQLFLP; from the coding sequence ATGGGGACAGGTTTTATTCCAAGCCTCAGAAACAGGCTCCTGCTGGTGGTACTGGTGAGCTGGCTTATCGGCGGCACCCTGGCCTATTGGCTCGGTGGTGAGTGGCAATCTGCGTTGCCTTTGCTGGCACTGGTCATGGGCGCTTTGATGTCCTTGCTGCTCACCACCTGGCTTACCCGTCCGGTTGATGATGCCATCAAAGCCATGGAGCTTGGGTTGCTCAATCTCATCGACAATGATTTCAGTGTGTCCTTACCCCAGAGTAAAGACCCGGAATTCAGGCGCTTAGCCGAACTTTTTAACCGCGCGTCCGGTGAGCTGCGCCGTGAGCGTCAGCATATTTACCAGCGGGAACTGCTGCTGGATAAGGTGATCCAGAACTCCCCCAACCTGATGCTGCTGCTCGATGGCAGCGGCCATATCATTTATGCCAACGACTCGGCGCGTCATGCTCTTGTGGATGGCAAACCGCTGACCGGTATGACAATTTCTGCACTGGCCGGGCAGTTGGATGAGGCCATGGCCCGCATGCTGCTTGAGGGCAGCGATGGCTTGTTTGCACTGGAGCGGGACGGCGAAACCGACACCTGGCACCTCAGTCGTGGCCGCTTTCACCTGAATGGTCTTGAACATCAACTGATATTGCTCAAGCAGATGACCCGTGAGCTGAACCGTCAGGAAGTGGCGGTGTGGAAAAAAGTGATCCGGGTGATAAGCCATGAACTGAACAACTCGCTCGCGCCCATGCGCTCCATGGTTAATTCGGGCCGGGTGCTGGCAGGGCGTCTGGAAGAGCCAAGGCTTAACCTGATTTTCGATACCATAGACAAACGCACCGAGCATCTGGGACAGTTTATCGAAGGCTACGCCCGCTTTGCCCGGCTGCCTCGGCCTATCAAGGCCGCAGTCGATATTGGCGCTTTATGTCGCGAGCTCCAGCTGCAGTTGGCGTTCAACATCGAGGGGGGGCTGCCTGCTGAGCCGGTTTGGGCGGATGAAATACAGCTGCAGCAGGTACTTATCAATCTTCTTAAAAATGCCCATGAGAGCGGCTCCGCTCCCGGTGACGTGAGTCTGTCTGTCCGTCGTCAGCAATCGGGTGAATCCGGGGTGCTGATTGAGGTCAACGACAGGGGCCCCGGGATGTCGCCTGAGGTCTTGTCACAGGCATTATTGCCTTTCTACTCGACCAAACAACAGGGGACTGGACTTGGACTGGCACTGTGCCGGGAAATCATCGAAGCACACGATGGTCGCATCAGCCTGCAAAACCGCAGTGGTGGCGGTCTTCAGGTACAGTTATTCCTGCCATAA
- a CDS encoding curli assembly protein CsgF, whose translation MKRTLFAAALALMGTAQATELVYTPINPSFGGSPLNGSFLLNKAQSQNDNQSPSSEKDFVTRFKESLERNIINSITRKVADGDITDGVYDTGDYRIEVASNGSGVVLTITNQLTGEVTVIEMPVYGGNP comes from the coding sequence ATGAAAAGGACGTTATTTGCGGCGGCGCTGGCCCTGATGGGCACGGCCCAGGCAACAGAGCTGGTTTACACCCCCATCAACCCCAGTTTCGGTGGTTCGCCACTCAATGGCTCGTTTTTGCTGAACAAGGCACAGAGCCAGAACGACAACCAGTCTCCTTCCAGTGAAAAGGACTTTGTGACCCGTTTCAAGGAGTCGCTGGAGCGCAATATTATCAACTCCATCACCCGCAAGGTGGCCGATGGTGACATTACTGACGGAGTGTATGACACGGGTGACTACCGTATCGAGGTAGCCTCCAATGGCAGCGGTGTGGTGCTGACCATTACCAACCAGCTGACAGGTGAAGTCACAGTAATTGAGATGCCAGTGTATGGAGGTAATCCATGA
- a CDS encoding coniferyl aldehyde dehydrogenase: MNAATQMQPTPSGEVAAMQQTFERQRQEFAKHSYPSLSERKNALSLLKLTLLEQQDALINALSRDYGHRSADDSRISDIMPVVNHINYTLSNLKRWAKPSRRHAGILLAPASVNVTYQPKGVVGIIVPWNFPVMLSLGPLVTAIAAGNSAMLKMSEFTPETNKVIKSLLAKTFAEKKVAVIEGEADVAAAFSSLPFDHLLFTGSTAVGKHVMRAASANLTPVTLELGGKSPVIVAPDMDMDTAVERMIYGKCLNAGQICVAPDYVLVPRGKEDAFIKAYQDKFAALYGKVETNKDYGAIINERQWQRLMQVLDDAKAQGANVHSASGEPPLGTLRKLPTQLLTQVTDEMLVMQDEIFGPLLPVVPYDSLDEALSYINARPRPLALYLMSFDTATQDKVLSSTHSGGVCINETVFHVAADDAPFGGIGPSGMGHYHGEEGFRTFSHAKTVLKRGRLNTGKLVHPPYGNAIQTLLMKVFLR, encoded by the coding sequence ATGAATGCAGCTACCCAGATGCAGCCAACCCCATCCGGCGAAGTAGCCGCCATGCAGCAAACCTTCGAACGCCAACGACAAGAGTTTGCCAAGCACAGCTATCCCAGCCTGAGTGAACGGAAAAATGCACTGAGCCTGTTGAAACTGACGTTGCTGGAACAGCAAGATGCGCTGATAAACGCCCTGAGTCGCGACTATGGCCATCGCAGTGCTGATGACAGCCGCATTTCCGATATCATGCCCGTGGTTAACCACATCAATTACACCCTGTCCAACCTCAAGCGATGGGCCAAGCCCAGCCGCCGCCATGCGGGTATTCTTCTGGCTCCGGCCAGTGTCAACGTGACCTATCAGCCCAAGGGTGTTGTGGGCATCATAGTGCCCTGGAACTTCCCGGTGATGTTAAGCCTGGGGCCGCTGGTAACCGCCATTGCAGCCGGTAACAGCGCCATGTTGAAAATGTCAGAATTTACCCCCGAGACCAATAAGGTGATCAAATCCTTATTGGCAAAAACCTTTGCCGAAAAGAAGGTGGCCGTTATTGAAGGGGAAGCCGATGTGGCCGCCGCCTTCTCTAGTCTGCCCTTCGATCACCTCTTGTTTACCGGTTCCACTGCCGTTGGCAAACACGTGATGCGGGCCGCCAGCGCCAATCTCACCCCTGTGACCCTGGAGTTGGGCGGCAAGTCCCCCGTGATAGTGGCGCCTGACATGGATATGGATACCGCGGTTGAGCGGATGATTTATGGCAAATGCCTGAACGCAGGACAAATCTGTGTCGCCCCTGACTATGTGTTGGTGCCACGGGGCAAAGAGGATGCCTTTATCAAGGCCTATCAGGACAAGTTCGCCGCCCTCTATGGCAAGGTGGAAACCAATAAGGACTATGGCGCCATCATCAACGAACGCCAGTGGCAACGATTAATGCAGGTGCTGGACGACGCCAAAGCGCAAGGCGCCAACGTGCACAGCGCCAGTGGTGAGCCGCCCCTTGGCACGCTGCGTAAACTGCCCACCCAATTGCTGACCCAGGTGACGGATGAGATGCTGGTGATGCAGGACGAAATCTTTGGTCCACTGCTGCCGGTGGTGCCCTACGACAGCCTCGACGAGGCCCTGAGTTACATCAATGCCCGCCCAAGGCCGCTGGCGCTGTATCTGATGAGTTTCGATACGGCCACCCAGGACAAGGTGCTCAGCAGCACCCACTCGGGGGGCGTTTGCATCAACGAAACCGTGTTTCATGTGGCGGCCGACGATGCGCCGTTTGGCGGGATAGGCCCCTCGGGAATGGGCCACTATCACGGTGAAGAAGGTTTCCGCACCTTCAGCCACGCCAAAACGGTACTCAAACGTGGCCGCCTCAATACCGGCAAGCTGGTGCATCCGCCCTATGGCAATGCCATTCAAACACTGTTGATGAAAGTGTTTTTGCGTTAA
- a CDS encoding LysR family transcriptional regulator has product MPSVFQLQALCAAVEKPSLRQAAEALCKTQPALTHALKQLESQLGLPLFNRDGYRLVLTGSGERIYQLALKTLESHAELEQLAQHLARGDEDRVVLTVEASFDLTPILSALESVQAEFSQTEIVIQQEYLTGAVERVQQGHANLAITPLAPALSPGTRLDTQPLSQGQMLNVAAPRLLARYPSLCSILELRKEYQILVQDSGSGTLGLKLGVQSAQRHWYVNSFATKLSLIEQGMGWGRLPEWMLTEALAAGRLQLLELADFPARQRFDYHLVRRSASVPGPVATRLWQRLGGGAL; this is encoded by the coding sequence ATGCCCTCTGTTTTTCAGCTTCAGGCCCTGTGCGCCGCCGTGGAGAAGCCGTCACTGCGTCAGGCCGCCGAGGCACTGTGCAAGACCCAGCCCGCCTTGACCCATGCCCTCAAGCAGCTCGAGTCGCAGTTGGGGTTGCCCCTGTTTAATCGTGATGGCTACCGCCTTGTGCTCACCGGCAGCGGCGAGCGCATTTATCAGCTGGCGCTGAAAACCCTGGAGAGCCACGCTGAGCTTGAGCAGCTGGCGCAGCATTTGGCCAGAGGGGACGAAGACCGGGTGGTACTGACGGTGGAGGCCTCATTCGACCTTACGCCTATCCTAAGTGCGCTGGAGTCGGTACAGGCCGAGTTTTCACAAACCGAAATCGTTATTCAACAGGAATACCTCACAGGTGCGGTTGAGCGGGTGCAGCAGGGACATGCCAATCTTGCCATTACACCGCTGGCACCGGCGCTGAGTCCGGGTACCCGGCTCGATACCCAGCCTCTGAGTCAGGGGCAGATGCTCAATGTGGCCGCCCCTAGGCTGCTTGCCCGCTATCCGTCGCTCTGCAGCATACTTGAGCTGCGAAAAGAGTATCAAATCCTGGTGCAGGATTCGGGCAGCGGCACCCTCGGGCTCAAACTTGGCGTGCAATCCGCCCAGCGCCACTGGTATGTCAACAGCTTTGCCACCAAGCTCTCCTTGATTGAACAGGGGATGGGCTGGGGGCGCCTGCCCGAATGGATGCTGACAGAGGCCCTGGCCGCAGGGCGACTTCAGCTGCTGGAGCTGGCCGATTTTCCCGCGCGGCAGCGATTTGATTATCATCTGGTTCGCCGAAGCGCCTCAGTGCCCGGCCCGGTAGCGACCAGGCTTTGGCAGCGCCTTGGCGGCGGCGCGCTTTAA
- a CDS encoding sporulation protein, with the protein MFKKILAAVGIGSAKVDTRLHQSQLLPGQTFSATIVVQGGDVAQKIDGIDLALMTRAKVSTDNGDYFKNHCLARWRVAERFEIQPGEVREIPFSGQLHPETPFTALPVRNNQCHVWLQTGADIDSAIDPTDADVIDILPTPLLGHVLNAMQELGFVLTKADVEQGYLSAPGFRSRSGCYQELEFHPRSFGFSSLREVEISLVCEAGETHLLIELDRAFRGDGYRAFSIANNASAGEVFTQLKHYIR; encoded by the coding sequence ATGTTTAAAAAAATACTGGCTGCCGTAGGCATTGGCAGTGCCAAGGTGGATACCCGTTTACACCAAAGCCAGCTGCTGCCGGGACAAACCTTCAGCGCCACCATAGTGGTGCAGGGGGGTGACGTGGCGCAAAAAATCGATGGCATCGATTTGGCGCTGATGACCAGGGCCAAGGTCAGCACTGACAATGGCGACTACTTTAAAAATCATTGCCTCGCCCGTTGGCGGGTGGCCGAGCGCTTTGAAATCCAGCCCGGCGAAGTGCGTGAAATCCCCTTCAGCGGTCAATTGCATCCCGAAACCCCCTTTACCGCGCTGCCGGTACGAAACAATCAGTGCCATGTGTGGCTGCAAACCGGCGCCGATATTGATTCGGCAATTGACCCGACCGATGCCGATGTCATCGACATACTGCCAACGCCGCTGCTTGGCCATGTGCTGAATGCCATGCAGGAGCTGGGTTTTGTCCTCACCAAGGCCGATGTGGAGCAGGGCTATTTGAGCGCCCCGGGATTTCGCTCCCGCTCAGGCTGTTATCAGGAGCTTGAATTCCACCCCCGCAGCTTTGGCTTCTCCAGCCTGAGGGAAGTGGAAATCTCTTTGGTGTGCGAAGCTGGCGAGACCCACCTTTTGATTGAGCTTGACCGCGCCTTTCGCGGTGACGGCTACCGCGCGTTTTCCATTGCCAACAACGCCAGCGCTGGCGAGGTCTTCACCCAGCTTAAGCACTACATCCGCTGA
- a CDS encoding curli production assembly/transport protein CsgE: MVCACEARAMDDDVEISGLVIDRTLTRFGKEFSFYYSSYWRELPFTQGFNVTLTETVFPQAGTLLIMEINGQKIYSTHFGRRASSIKDKAEQAVLITVDYLAQVRANALLGEGADLAISTQD, translated from the coding sequence ATGGTTTGCGCCTGTGAGGCGCGGGCGATGGACGATGACGTGGAGATCAGCGGTCTGGTTATCGACCGAACCCTGACCCGCTTTGGCAAGGAGTTCAGCTTTTACTATTCCTCCTATTGGCGTGAATTGCCCTTTACCCAGGGCTTTAACGTGACCCTGACCGAAACCGTTTTTCCCCAGGCCGGTACCCTGCTGATTATGGAGATCAACGGCCAAAAGATTTACAGCACACACTTTGGCCGCAGGGCCAGCTCAATCAAGGACAAAGCCGAGCAAGCGGTACTCATTACAGTGGATTATCTGGCCCAGGTGAGGGCCAATGCCCTGCTGGGTGAGGGCGCCGATCTCGCCATCAGCACACAGGATTGA